Below is a genomic region from Candidatus Binatia bacterium.
GCAGGCCGCCAGCGCCGACGACTTCATCTCCCCGTCCGCGTCCTACCACCTCTGCGTCTGGGACGAGCAGCACCTGGTGGTCGCGGCCGACATTCCTACCCAGCCTGCGTGCCCCGGCGGAAGCTGCTGGAACGATTCCGGCGACGATGTGCAGAACTACGTCGATCGCTCGGGCGAGAACGGCGACATCCGGCTGCTCAACTTCCAGGGCAGCGACTCCGACCAGACCACCCTGCACGCGCGGGTATTCGTGAACGGCGGCATCATCCTGCCGGTCACCGGCGATGGCGTCATCGTGCAGGCATCCCGCGACGACAACGGCAAGTGCTTCGAAGGTTTCGTGCCGGCCGACGACTTCAAGCTCGACGACAAAGCCGCCTTCGTCGCCAAATCGCAGATCGACCTGCCGCCCGCACCGACTGCGTCGGATACGACCGAGCAGTAAGGCAGCGGCGCGCTCCGACAAGCGGCCGTCTGCTTCGTTGCCGGCGCTCGCTTCGCTATCGCTGCCGCGTTTACTCGTCGGTCTCGCGGTCCCTTACACCGATCAGGTAGAGAATCCCGTCCAGGCCCGCCGCCGAAAGGGCCTGGCGCGCGGACTGGCGCACCAGCGGCTTGGCGCGGAACGCGACGCCGAGACCGGCAATCGCGAGCATCGGCAGGTCGTTGGCGCCGTCGCCGACCGCGATCACCTGCTGCATCGAAAGGTTCTCGCGCGCTGCGATCTCGCGCAGCAGCTCCGCCTTGCGGCGGCCGTCGACGATGGGCCCGACGACGTTGCCGGTGAGCTTGCCGTCGCAGATCTCCAGCTCGTTTGCATAGACGTAGTCGATCCCCAGCCGCGCGGCCAGGTGTTCGCCGAAATAGCGGAAGCCGCCGCTGATGATCGCGACCTTGTAGCCGATCTTCTTGAGCACGCCGATCAGGCGCTCGGCGCCTTCGGTCAGCGGAAGCTGCTCGGCGATGGTCGCCAGCACCGAAGCGTCGAGTCCAGCGATGTGGCGCAGGCGCAGCTTCAGGCTCTGCTGGAAGTCCAGCTCTCCGCGCATCGCCCGCTCGGTGATCGCGGCCACCTCTTCGCCGGCGCCCGCCGCCCGCGCCAGCTCGTCGATCACTTCGGCCTGGATCAGCGTCGAGTCCATGTCGAAAGCGACCAGGCGCCGGTTGCGACGAAACAGGTCGTCCGCCTGGAACGCAACGTCGACGTCGTGCTCGTGCGTGACTGCGAGGAACGCCGCGCGCATCGCCGTTTCGTCGCGCGGCGTGCCGCGCACCGACAGCTCGACGCAGGCGTACGGCCTTCTTGCGTCGCCCGAAAGCGGGATGCGCCCCGAGAGCCGGTGGATCATGTCGATGTTCAGGCCCTGGTCGGCCAGCACGGACGATACCGCGGCGATGTGATTGGCGGTCAGGCGGCGGCCGAGCACGGTGATCGTGTGGCGCTGCTTGCCCTGCTGTCCGACCCAGTGCTCGTAGTCCGCCTCCGTGATCGGCGTGAAGCGGATCCTCATGTCGAGCTCGTGGGCGCGGAAAAGAAGGTCCTTCAGGACGGGTCCCGACGCGGCATCGGCCGGAACCTCGACGAGAAGGCCGAGAGACAGCAGGTCGTGGATGACCGCCTGGCCGATGTCGAGGACGACGGCACCGTATTCGGCCAGGATCGTCGTCAGCGATTTCGTGACGCCGGGACGGTCTTCGCCCGAGACATTGATGAGGAGAATTTCGCGCCCGCCGCCGTCCGCGCCCATGCGCGATGGGTACCTTCGGAAGGCGGCAAAGCCAACGCGACAGCCGCAGGCGCGGTGCGCCGCGCGATCGCGGCGCCGCGATGTCCTGCAGCGGGCGGGCGGGGCCATGCGACCCCGCCCGCGGCACCGCATCAGAATGCGGTGAAAGGCTCGAAGAGGAATTCGGACTTTTCGCCGAGCTTCATCGACTTGCTGTCGCCGTAGACGGCGCCGAGCCACGCGACGCTGCGGCCGGTCTTGACGCGCGCCGGCGAGCAGAACAGCGTGCCGACGCCGAGCGAGAGGTCGCCGATCTGGCACTTCTTGCCCTTGACGTAGATCAACGTCCGGTCCGGCGTCAGGCCGCCGGCCAGCGCGATCTGCGTGCGAAGCTGCATCGAGAATTTTCCGCCGACGCGAAGGACCATCACGGTTGCCGCATTGCCGCCGCCGTCGAGCGTCAGCGAGCCGTCGTTGGAGACCTTGATGGCGCCGGTCACGTCGACGACGTTGAGCACGCCGGGCATCGTCGCGGTGATGGTCGAGGTGCCATCGGTCGCTACCGTCAGCGAGGACATGCTCGTCGTCGACGTCAGGGCATCCAGAGCCGAAGTACTCGGCGCGTACGACGCGCGCGCAGACTGGCAGAGTGCAGCCAGGCTGTTCATGCCGGTGAAATCGTAGAACCCGCTGGCGTCGCTCTTGGCCAGGACCGGCGAGCCGGGTGCGAGGCCCGCTGCAGCAGGAGTAAGGTACGGAAGGTCCTGAGAGCCGGGGAACGACTTGGCGCCGGCTCCGCCGCTGACGATGTCGTGCCCGATGATCGCATCCGGTGCGATGCGCAGCACCCCGTCACCGGTGGTCACCGCCGAGACGAGGTCGCTGCCGATCGTCGTCTGGCCGCTCAGCTTGAGGCCGCCGCCGCAGACGTCGCCGTTGATGTCCACCTGGAAGTAGGTCTTGATCTGGTCCTTCTTCGGGCCGGCATTGAGCACGACGGTCCACGGGCAAAGGTCCTGCATCGTCACCGGCGTGCCGTGGCAGACTCCGCCGCTGCACGTATCGTTCAGCGTGCACGGATCGCCGTCGTCGCAGTTGGTGCCGTCGGGTGCCGTCGTGCTGCTGCACCCGTCGATCAGCTCGTTGCAGAAGTCGCTCGTGCACGAGTTGTTGTCGTCGCAGGCCATGGTACCCGTGCCGACACAGGATCCGTTGTCGCAGATATCGGCGCCGCCGTCGCAGAACAGGCCGTTGTCGCAGCTCGATCCGTTCGGGTCCTCCCCGGTGCACGTGTCGGTCGTCTCGTTGCAGCTTTCGTTGCAGTTGCTATCGCCGTCGGGTCCCGTGCACGGATCGCCGCTATGGCTCGAGCAGCCTCCGTCGAGGCAGGTGTCGGCGCCGTTGCAGAACAGGCCGTCGTTGCACGGAGTGCCGTTGGTCGCGTTCGTGCCGCCGTTGCAGCTACCGGCACCGTCGCAGGTGCCGCCGGTCACGCAGACACTGCCGTCGCTGCACGCGGAGCCGGCGGGGTTGTGACAGGTGTGCGACGCTTCCTGGCACTGGTTGCACGCGGTGCCGGAACACGGGTCGCCGGTGGACGCCGTGCAGAAGCCGTTCTGGCACGACTCGGTACCGTCGCAGAAGACGCCGTCGTCGCAAGGCGTGTCGTTGGCGGCATTCGGCCCGCCGGCGCAGTGGCCGATCTGGTCGCAGGTGTCCGGCCCGGTGCAGTTGTTTCCGTCCTGGCACGGAACGCCCGGAGTGCCGACGTACTGGCAATTGAACTTGCAGCACGTGAACTGGAAGTAACAACGTGCGCCGGTCGTGCACGATCCTTTGGCGGGGTCGCCGTCGACAAAGAGGCCGCCCGCGCCTCCGTCGCATTCCTCGTTCGAATTGACGACGCCGTCGCCGCAGGCTCCCGACGCGCGGGCGACCGTCACGGTGGAAGCCAGCGCAAAGAAAGACACTGCCGCGCAAAGCGCAGCAAGCTCACGCCCGAATCGAATCACGTTGCCCCCTCGTCGTGCAGCAGCGACAGACGCCGGTCCCCGGCCGGATCCCGCTTCTTTCCCCGCACGAACGTATCGCGTGTATCAGATCCGCGGCGCGGCGCCACGCCGTTGGGGGGAATCGTGAGGCGAAACGGCCGTTCAGCCCCGCGCGATGCACGTGCCGATGGACCTGCAGAAAACCGTGGCGCTTCGGGCATTTGCAGATGCCGACATGCGCGCGGCCGGCGCGGTCGCCTTGGAAAAGCGCGATGCTCCGGTAGAGTCGCGCGGGCCGTCGTCCGCCCGCGGCACGAGCCGCGGCCGCCGCGCCACGACGCCGCCAACAAGGCACTCCGGACAGCACATGGGACGTATTTTCGAAGCCCGAAAGCACACGATGTTCGCGCGCTGGGACCGCATGGCGAAGGCCTTCACGCGCGTCGGCAAGGAGATCGTGATCGCGGTCAAGGCGGGAGGGCCCGACCCCGCGAGCAATCCCCACCTTCGCCGCGTCGTCGCCAACGCGCGCGCGGTCAACATGCCCAAGGACAAGATCGAGTCGGCGATCAAGCGGGCAGCCGGCAAGGACGTCGCCGACTACAGCGAGATCGTCTACGAAGGCTATGCGCCGCACGGCGTGGCCGTGCTGATCGAAGCGGCCACCGACAATCCCACGCGCACCGTCGCCAACGTCCGCAACCACCTGAACAAGGGTGACGGCAATCTCGGCGCAACAGGCAGCGTGTCGTTCCTGTTCAAGCGCATGGGCGTTTTCCGCATCGATCCGGCAGGCATCGACCAGGACTCGCTCGAGCTGGACCTCATCGACGAAGGCCTCGAAGAGCTCGGCGAGAGCACCGGCGAGAAAGGCGAGACGCAGATCCTGGTTCGCTGCGCGTTTGCCGACTTCGGCCGCCTGCAAAAAGCGCTCGAGGACCGCAGCATCAAGCCGATCTCGGCGGAATCGGAGTATATTCCCGTCACGCCGGTCGAGCTTGCCGAAGAAAAGGCCAAGGACGTGCTGCGCCTGGTCGATACTCTCGAGCAGGACGACGACGTCCAGAAGGTTTTCCACAACCTCGCGTAGGATCCGGTTTTTTCGATGCGCGTCCTTGCGATCTCCGGAAGCCTCAAGAGCGACTCCACCAACGCGGCGCTGCTGCGGGCAGCTGCGGCGATGGCACCGGAGCAGATGGCGGTCGAGGTCATCGACCGCCTGATCGGAGAGCTTCCGCACTTTCGTCCCGATCTGGACGAAGACGGCATGACGCCGCCCGCCGCAGTGGCCGAGTGGCGAAAGCTCTTCGCGACCTCGGATGCCGTGCTGATCTCGTGCCCCGAGTACGCGCACGGCGTGCCCGGCTCCTTCAAGAATGCCCTGGACTGGCTCGTGTCCACCTGCGAGCTGACCGACAAGCCTGTCGCTCTGCTGATGGCTTCGCCGAGCGGCGCTCCGCACGCGTACGCGGCCCTGAGGCCGACGCTGGTCGTGATGGGCTGCGATCTGGTGTTCGAGGCGTCGCTGATGTTCGCGCGCCGCCATCTCGGGGACGACGGTACGCTGCTCGACGAGCAGCTGGCCGGCGAAGTGCGCCACGCGCTGCGCGCGCTGGCCGACGCGGCAGAGCGGCGCCGCGGCTCATAAACTCAGGCGCTTCGCGGGGTGGCGGCGAGCCGGTCCGCGCCATCGCCGAGCGTGAACCAGAAGCAGGCTCCCTCGTTCTCCTCGCTGTCGGCTTCGATCGTGCCGTCGTGCCGCTCGATGATCCGGTGCACGGTGGCCAGGCCGATTCCGCTTCCGGGAAAATCCTTCTCGTCGTGAAGGCGGCTGAACGCGCGGAACAGGCGCCCGACGTTCTGCCTCTTGAAGCCCGCGCCGTTGTCGCGCACGAAGAACATCCGGCGTCCGTGCCGGATCTCCCTGCCCACCTCGATCTCGGCAGCGGCCGCTCTCGCCGTGAACTTCCACGCATTGCCGATCAGGTTCTCGAGGACCGCGCGCACCAGCGCGCCGCTGGCGTCGGCCCCGAGGCCCGGCTCGATCGCGACGTGCACGACGCGGTCCGGCTGCTCGGCGCGCAGCGCCTCGACGACTTCGGTGCAGAGCGCGCTCACGTCGATGTGCTCGCGCTGCAGTGGAGCTCGCGTCAGCCGCGCCAGCAGCAGCAGGCTGTCGATGAGCTGCCCCATGCGGCGCGCGGCGGCGCGGATGCGGCCGAGGTCCTGCTGGCCGAGGACGTCGCTGGCCGGAACGTGGCTTCTCGCGAGCATCTGGCTGAAGCCGTCGATCAGGCGCAGCGGCGAGCGCAAGTCGTGCGACACGGACGAGCTGAACGCCTCGAGCTCGCGGTTGGCCAGCTCCAGCTCGCGGTTGGCCTGCTCGAGCGCACGGGTGCGTTCGGAGATGCGCTGCTCGAGCGTCGCGTTGAGCTCGAGGATGCGCCGCTCGGCATCGCGCCGGTCGGTGATGTCCTGGATTTTCGACAGGAAATATCGCGGCTCTCCCTTGGCATCGCGCACCAGCACGACGTCGAGCTGGATCCAGATGACCTGCCCATCCTTGCGGATGTATCGCTTCTCGAGCTGGTAGCTGTCGATCTCGCCGCGAAGGGCCCGCTGCAGCTGCGCGAGGTCGGTGGCAAGATCCTCCGGATGCGTGATGGCCTGGAAGTCGATGCGCAGCAGCTCGTCGCGCGAGTAGCCCACGCAGCGGCACAGCGCCGGATTGACGTCGATCCAGCGTCCGTCGGGCGCGACGACTGCGATGCCGATCGGCGAATACTCCATGACGACGCGGAAGCGGTCCTCGCTTTCGCGCAGCGCCTTGCCGGTCGCGTGACGCAGCGCCTCGTCCTCGAATCGTGCAATGGCGAAGCGGATGTTCTGCGCGATCTCCTCCAACAGTCTCACCTCGCGGTCACCGAAGCTGCCGACCTCGCGGGAATACATGCACAGCGCTCCCCAGACGCCGTTCTCGTCGCCGATCGGGATTGCCACCGATGCACGGATGCCGTGACGGGCGGCAAGCTGGCGCCATGGCTTGGTGCGAGGATCGCGAGCGAAGTCGTTGCAGACGTACGGCTGCGCGCTCGCCATCGCCGTCGCGGTGGGCCCGCTCGTCAGCGGATTGACGCGGGCGAGCACCTCGTCGGGAAAGTCCGCCGCTGCACCTTCGCGCGCGAGCACCTTGACGGCGCCGCGCCGGACGTCGGTCCTGACCACCAGCGCCAGCAGCATCGCGGCTTCGCCGACCAGAATGCGGCACGTCGCCTGCAGGAACGATTCGGCCGTCGGCTCGGTCAGCACCGCGTGGTTGACGGCGCTCAGCGACGCATACAGGCGGCTGAGCCTGCGCACTTCGTCGCCGCTGCGGCGAACCTCGACCAGCTGTCGCTCGCCGTGGGAAAGGGCGCTGGCCACCGTGAGCCCGATCAGCACCAGCATCGCGACGAGGGTCTGCACCGGACCGAAGGTTTCCGGCGCGGCGGGTACGCGGATTCCGGAAGACAGCACCGTGCCGGTGGCATCGGCGGCCGCCAGGATCAGCGCCAGATGCACTGCCGTCGCCCCGCGCATGCCGAAGCGCAACGCACCCCAGACCACGGGCCCGACGAGAAGGATTCGCAGCGGCGAAGCGATTGCGTTGCCGAACATGAACACGGCAGACAGGCAGGCCACCGTCGTCCACAGCAGCAGCCCGGCCTCGATCTGGCGAAGCGGCCACTTCGCCCGCATCGAGAACGGCTGCGACCACGCCAGCATCATCGGCGCGAGCGCCAGCACGCCGGTGGCCGCGCTGCCCCAATACGGCAACAGCACCCGCGCCAGCTCGGCCGCCGACGCGGTATGCTGCGTCAGAAGGCCGGCGACGGAAGCGCCGATCAGCGTGGCCAGCATCGCGGCCGCGAACAGGAATGCCAGCACGTCGCGAGGCGAAGCCAGGCGAGCGGGTGATTGCACGAGCCACGACGCTCCGACTGCTCCGGCGACAGCCTCCAGCACCGTGACGCCGTAACGGATCGCGATCGTGAGCACCGCCTGGTGGTGGGCGATGCCGAACGCGATATCGGCAGTCAGCGCGCCGGCCGCGAGCAGCGGCCATTCCACCGGCCTGGTGAGCACGAGCGCCGCGACCAGCATGCCGACCGGAAGCCATACGAAGCCGGAGGCGTCGTCTCCCGGGGAGATCGCATGGCTGACGCCGGCAACTGCGAAGTACGCGGCTGCAAGCACAGCGGCGTTCTGGAGCTGGACCGCGAAGCCGGCAGCCCCGCGCACCGTGGCGCCTTCGTCGCTAGCTGGACTCATCGGTGTTTGCCTGCCGCTTCGGCAAGAGAGTCACGGAACTCGGGATGTGCGATCGATGCGAGCGCGGCGGCTCGTCCACCGACGGTCAGCCCCGCCAGCTCGGCGGCGCCGAACTCCGTGACGACGATATCCACCTGGTGGCGCGGCGTAGTGACCAGGGCGCCCGCCGGGAATTGCGGGACGAGCCGCGAGATCGCCCGACCGCCCACATTCGCCGTGGACGGCAGGCAGACGATCGAATGGCCGCCTTCGGAGAACGACGCCCCGCAGACGAAATCCTCTGCGCCGCCGATTCCGGACCATTGCTGTCCATCGATCGTGTCCGCCGCGAGCTGGCCGTAAAGATCGACCGCCAGCGCACCGTTGATCGAAAGCATCTTGCGGTTGCGCGCGATCACGGCCGGGTCGTTGACGAGATCGACGGGAAGAAAGCGAACGTCCGGGCGCTCGTCGAGCCAGCGGTGCAGCGCCTCGGTGCCGAGCGCAAACGTCGAGATCGAAAACCCGTCGTACACGCCCTTGCGATTGCTGATCTTGCCCGACTCGTGGAGCTTCATCAGCCCCGTCGTGAACATCTCGGAATGGATGCCGTAGTCGCCGCCTCCGCCGGAGGCGAGGATTTCGACCACCGTGCTCGGGACGGCGCCGATACCGGTCTGCAGCGTCATGCCGTCGCTGACGAAGGGACGGATGTTCGCGGCGATCGCGAGCTCCACCGGGCTCGGCTCCGATTCCGGAAGCACCGGCAGCGGCAGCTCGCTCTCGACGATGACGTCCACTTCGTCGATCGACAGCGAATGGTCGTGGGCGCCGATGCCGAACGTGCGGGGAAGGTACGGATTGATCTCGGCGACGAGGACGCGACCCTGATCAGCGCCGGCGCGATGCATCTCGTCGACGCTCGCGCCTGCGTGAAGGCCGAGCGACATGCGGCCGGATGCATCGGGAGGACAGACAACGGTCGCGACGACGCGCGGCGCGAGCTTGCGCATGGCCGGTGCGAAGCGACGAAAGTCGGCCGGCACGAAGCGGACGTCCATGCCCTGGTCACGAATCGCCCTCTCGACGGGACCGAAGAAGCCCGACAGCACGCGCACGCCCGCGTGGAAGAGCACGGAGTGAGGAGCCAGCAGCAGTCCTGCGAAGATCTCGAGCTGCTGCCAGTCGTCGCGCGCGCCCAGGGCGTCGAGAAAGGCCCCCGGCTGGCCGGGACCGAGGGGCACGCAGAGCGTGTCGCGGGGCCTCAGCAGCGCGGCGGCCTCGGCTGGGCTGCGCAGCCGGGCCCGATAGGCGGCAGACATGGTGACCGATTCCCCTTCCCTCGCGGATGGTTAGCACCTTTGCCCGCTGGCGGCGAGACGTTGGGGGGCAGGAATGGGGTCAGGCACCAGCCGAATGGTGCCTGACCCTATTCCTCTGGTGCCTGACCCTATTCGGCTGGTGCCTGACCCCATAACGACTTGATCATATATGGAGTTTCTCCAAGAATGGAGCAACTCGATGCTTGCTCCGATCAACGGCCCGGTAGTGTCCATCGGCGAGAGTCGCCGCACGAGGCGGCGCCGCGAGTTGCACCAGCACATCCGCGACACCGCGGCGGACCTGTTCGCGCGCCAGGGCTACGACGCGACGACCGTCGAGCAGATCGCCGACGCCGCCGACATCGCGCAGGCGACGTTCTTCAATCACTTCCCGAGCAAGGAAGACGTGCTGCGCGAGCTCGGCACCGACGTGTTCCTGCGCTTTCGCCGCCTCGTCGACGAGCAGATCGCCAGGCACCGCACCAGCGGCGAGCGGCTTCGCGGCTTCGCCGACAGCAGCGCCGCCCTTGTCCGTCGCGCGCCGGAGATGACGCGGCGGGTCCTCGTCGCCGTGCTGCGCTCGTCGCGTCCCGGTGAGTCTTCCGCCGAGCTCGCATCGATGCAGTCCGACTTCGTGCGGCTGCTCGGCGCCGGTGGCAATGCACCCGGCGGCACCGCCGCTGACGTACGCCGCGGCAAGGACGACGGCACGGCCGCCAGCCCGGTCGAGCGCATCGAGCTCGCCGCCGAAATGCTCGTCTCCATCGTCACCGGCGCAATGACCCGGTGGATCAACGACCCGACCTATCCGCTCGAGACCAGGCTGACAGCGCTGCTGTCGCTGGTCGAGCGCGTGATCGACAACGAAAACGACGATTCTGCATCCCCGCCGAGGGCCCGGAGGAAACCGAAATGAAAACCGAAATCGCAAAACGCCTCGACATCGAATTCCCGATCTTCGCGTTCAGTCACTGCCGCGATGTCGTCGCTGCCGTCAGCAATGCCGGCGGCTTCGGCGTGCTCGGTGCCGTCGGTTTCTCGGCAGACCAGCTACGCGTCGAGCTGGAATGGCTCGACGAGCACGTCTTCGGCAGCTACGGCGTCGACATCGTGATCCCCGGAAAATACGTCGGCATGGGCGAGATGGACGTCGAGAAGCTGCAGGCGATGCTCGCGGCGCAGATTCCGCCCGAGCACCGCACGTTCGCGAAAAAACTGCTCGCCGATCACGGCGTTCCCGAGCTTCCGTCCGAGGAAAAGCCGCGCGAGCTGCTCGGCTGGACCGAGGCCACGGCCGGCCTTCAGGTCGAAGTCGCGCTCGAGCACCCGAAGGTGCGCGCATTCGCCAATGCGCTCGGCACTCCGCCGGCCGAAGTGATCCAGGAGATCCAGGCCACCGGCCGCCTCGTTGGCGCGCTGTGCGGAAGCGCGAAACAGGCTCGCTCGCACAGGGACGCCGGCATCGATTTCATCATTGCGCAGGGCACCGAAGGCGGAGGGCACACCGGCGAGATCGGCAGCATCGTGCTGTGGCCGGAAGTGATCGACGCGGCGGGTCCGATCCCGGTGCTCGCGGCCGGAGGCATCGGCAGCGGACGCCAGATGGCGGCCGCGATGGCGCTCGGCGCCCAGGGAGTGTGGACCGGATCGATCTGGCTGACGGTGAGCGAAGCCGACACTCCTCCCGCCCAGAAGGACAGCTACCTGAAGGCGACGAGCCGCGACACGGTGCGCTCGCGTTCGTGGACAGGAAAGCCCTGCCGTATGCTCCGCAACGACTGGACCGAAGCGTGGGAGAATCCGGAAAATCCGAAGCCACTCGGCATGCCGCTCCAGTTCATGGTGACTGCCGAGGCCGTCAGCCGCGGGCACCACTATGCAACCAAGGCGCAGGCGGTGGGCTTCAACCCGGTCGGGCAGATCGTCGGGCACATGAACGAGATCCGTTCTGCCCGCCGCGTGATCGAGGAGATGATCCAGGACTACATCGCTGCAACCGAGCGGATGCAGTCGCTGCTGGCCGACGCCTGAAGCGCGGCCGCGCGCTGGCCGCGTGCGTTCTCGGCGCTTTTTGCGCCGTGGCCGCCGCGGCCTGCACCCAGGAGCGCGATCCGAAGCGCTCGCTCACCATCGAGAGCCGCCCCGTCGGCTTCGAGCGCGACGACCCGAAGCAGACCTCGCAGGGGAAGATCGTGTTCCGCGGCGGCCTCGAGCTGCGCTCGAGCGACCGCGACTTCGGCGGCCTTTCGAGCCTGCTCATCTCGCCCGACGGCAAGCAGTTCATCTCGATTTCCGACGAATCGCACTGGGTGATCGGAACGCTGAGCTACAAGGACGGCAGGCTCACCGACGCCGAGGGCAAGACGATCGCGCCGATGCTCGACCTCGACGGCATTGCGCTGATCGGCAAGGCCGGCGATGCCGAGGGGCTGGCGACCGGGGACGCCGACGGCGGCTTCGGCGACCTGTTCATCAGCTTCGAGGGAAACCACCGCGTGTGGCGCTACCCGTTCTCCGGCAAGGGAGTGCGCTCGCTGCCGGTCAACATTCCGCTTCCGCGCGAAGCGCTGAACGCGCCGGGCAACGGAGGGCTCGAAGGCATCACGAGATTTTCCGACGGCCGGCTGATCGCGGTGACCGAGCACGACCGCAACAAGCAGGGCAACTACCGCGCGTGGATCCTTCCGTTCACGCCGGTCGGGAAGACGCCGGATCCCGCGCCCGATGCGCTAAAACCGAAACCGGTTTCGTTCAAACCGATTTCGCCGTTTTCGATGACCGATCTGCGCCAGCTGCCCGGCGGTGACCTGCTGACGCTGGAACGGCACTACGATCCGGTCAGCGGCGTGCGCATCCAGATGCGTCGCATACCGCTTGCAGCCGTCGAGCGCGCTGCCAAGGAAGGGCCGGCCGTGCCGCTGGACGGCGAGATCGTCTGTTCGCTGGACGGCGGCTACGAAATCGACAACATGGAAGGCCTCGGCGTGCGCGTCGGCGAAAAAGGCGAGACGCTCGTCTACTGGGTCTCCGACGACAACTTCAATCACCCGCTGCAGCGCACGCTGCTGCTGATGTTCGAGCTGCGGCCCTGAGCGTAGCGGCAACGGCCGCAGCGAAAGGCATCAAGGCCGGCGAATCGATTCGCCGGCCGTGAAGCTAGTTCGGCGACTTCGGAAACGTCATCACGTCTTCCGGGATTGCAACCCACGGCTGCTTGCTGTCGCAGAAGATGTGCACCATCGGCGCCAGGATGCTGGTGTCGTCGAGGCAGCCTCCTTTGACGAAGAGAAGGCCCGGCGCGTTCGGCGGCACCGAGTAGATCGGCGAGCCGCACTCCGGGCAGAACACGCGCTGCACCGCACCGCCGCTGCTGCCGATGCTGCGAAACGTCCTGGTGGCGCCGGTCACCTTCACCGAAGAATCCGGGAACGCGAGGACGACGGAGAACGCCGTGCCGCCCTGCTTCTGGCAGTCGGTGCAGTGGCACACTCCCTGGAAAGTGGGGTCTGCGGACACGGTGAATCGAACTTTGCCGCAGAGGCAGCCACCGGTGATGCTGGCCATCGTCGCCTTCCTCCTGCGCTGCGCGTTTGCGAGAGCACGCAGCGCCTTCGTTCCAGCCCCGCCGGCGCGGGAACGCAAATCCCCGCGTCAAGCCACCGTGGACCGCCGTCCCGTACCGCAAGGGACCTGCCGCGGATTCATGCCGCCGCGATCCACAGCGACATCACGCCGAGCACGAGGCACAGCGGCGAGAACAGCCAGGTATCCCAGCGCGCGAAGCTCGTGCCATGCACTTTCTTGAAAAAGCCAGCGAGGCGAAAATCGCCGATCGCGCGCGCGACGAACACGATCCCCACGCCCGCGGCGCCGACGCGGTTCCAGCCGGGCGGAAGCGGCGACGGAATCGCGCCGCCCTGGGCCGAGACGAGAAAACCGGCAATGGCCAAGGCCGCGGCGACGAGGTAGCAGTCCGCGCTCGTCGGCCGGAACGCCGGCTTTCCGTCGATCGACGGAACCATCGCCGAAGATCCATCCTGCGAAGTGCCGGCCACGCCCCAGTAAACGTGCACGAGCGCCAGCGCGAACAGGATCGACGTGACGGCGGCGGACGCGATCGCGACGAGCATGGCTGAAGCGTGACGTCCGGCGTTTGCCAGCACAAGGGACACCGTTCGTGGTTCGATGTCGACGCTCGGTGCGCGTGACGAACGGCGCAACCGGCT
It encodes:
- the serB gene encoding phosphoserine phosphatase SerB, encoding MGADGGGREILLINVSGEDRPGVTKSLTTILAEYGAVVLDIGQAVIHDLLSLGLLVEVPADAASGPVLKDLLFRAHELDMRIRFTPITEADYEHWVGQQGKQRHTITVLGRRLTANHIAAVSSVLADQGLNIDMIHRLSGRIPLSGDARRPYACVELSVRGTPRDETAMRAAFLAVTHEHDVDVAFQADDLFRRNRRLVAFDMDSTLIQAEVIDELARAAGAGEEVAAITERAMRGELDFQQSLKLRLRHIAGLDASVLATIAEQLPLTEGAERLIGVLKKIGYKVAIISGGFRYFGEHLAARLGIDYVYANELEICDGKLTGNVVGPIVDGRRKAELLREIAARENLSMQQVIAVGDGANDLPMLAIAGLGVAFRAKPLVRQSARQALSAAGLDGILYLIGVRDRETDE
- a CDS encoding YebC/PmpR family DNA-binding transcriptional regulator, whose translation is MGRIFEARKHTMFARWDRMAKAFTRVGKEIVIAVKAGGPDPASNPHLRRVVANARAVNMPKDKIESAIKRAAGKDVADYSEIVYEGYAPHGVAVLIEAATDNPTRTVANVRNHLNKGDGNLGATGSVSFLFKRMGVFRIDPAGIDQDSLELDLIDEGLEELGESTGEKGETQILVRCAFADFGRLQKALEDRSIKPISAESEYIPVTPVELAEEKAKDVLRLVDTLEQDDDVQKVFHNLA
- a CDS encoding NADPH-dependent FMN reductase → MRVLAISGSLKSDSTNAALLRAAAAMAPEQMAVEVIDRLIGELPHFRPDLDEDGMTPPAAVAEWRKLFATSDAVLISCPEYAHGVPGSFKNALDWLVSTCELTDKPVALLMASPSGAPHAYAALRPTLVVMGCDLVFEASLMFARRHLGDDGTLLDEQLAGEVRHALRALADAAERRRGS
- a CDS encoding PAS domain S-box protein, which encodes MSPASDEGATVRGAAGFAVQLQNAAVLAAAYFAVAGVSHAISPGDDASGFVWLPVGMLVAALVLTRPVEWPLLAAGALTADIAFGIAHHQAVLTIAIRYGVTVLEAVAGAVGASWLVQSPARLASPRDVLAFLFAAAMLATLIGASVAGLLTQHTASAAELARVLLPYWGSAATGVLALAPMMLAWSQPFSMRAKWPLRQIEAGLLLWTTVACLSAVFMFGNAIASPLRILLVGPVVWGALRFGMRGATAVHLALILAAADATGTVLSSGIRVPAAPETFGPVQTLVAMLVLIGLTVASALSHGERQLVEVRRSGDEVRRLSRLYASLSAVNHAVLTEPTAESFLQATCRILVGEAAMLLALVVRTDVRRGAVKVLAREGAAADFPDEVLARVNPLTSGPTATAMASAQPYVCNDFARDPRTKPWRQLAARHGIRASVAIPIGDENGVWGALCMYSREVGSFGDREVRLLEEIAQNIRFAIARFEDEALRHATGKALRESEDRFRVVMEYSPIGIAVVAPDGRWIDVNPALCRCVGYSRDELLRIDFQAITHPEDLATDLAQLQRALRGEIDSYQLEKRYIRKDGQVIWIQLDVVLVRDAKGEPRYFLSKIQDITDRRDAERRILELNATLEQRISERTRALEQANRELELANRELEAFSSSVSHDLRSPLRLIDGFSQMLARSHVPASDVLGQQDLGRIRAAARRMGQLIDSLLLLARLTRAPLQREHIDVSALCTEVVEALRAEQPDRVVHVAIEPGLGADASGALVRAVLENLIGNAWKFTARAAAAEIEVGREIRHGRRMFFVRDNGAGFKRQNVGRLFRAFSRLHDEKDFPGSGIGLATVHRIIERHDGTIEADSEENEGACFWFTLGDGADRLAATPRSA
- a CDS encoding acetyl-CoA hydrolase/transferase C-terminal domain-containing protein; amino-acid sequence: MSAAYRARLRSPAEAAALLRPRDTLCVPLGPGQPGAFLDALGARDDWQQLEIFAGLLLAPHSVLFHAGVRVLSGFFGPVERAIRDQGMDVRFVPADFRRFAPAMRKLAPRVVATVVCPPDASGRMSLGLHAGASVDEMHRAGADQGRVLVAEINPYLPRTFGIGAHDHSLSIDEVDVIVESELPLPVLPESEPSPVELAIAANIRPFVSDGMTLQTGIGAVPSTVVEILASGGGGDYGIHSEMFTTGLMKLHESGKISNRKGVYDGFSISTFALGTEALHRWLDERPDVRFLPVDLVNDPAVIARNRKMLSINGALAVDLYGQLAADTIDGQQWSGIGGAEDFVCGASFSEGGHSIVCLPSTANVGGRAISRLVPQFPAGALVTTPRHQVDIVVTEFGAAELAGLTVGGRAAALASIAHPEFRDSLAEAAGKHR